From the genome of Oscillospiraceae bacterium:
GTGAAGAGGGCTACCCAGCCTATTTGTCTTCTCGTTTGGCTCAGTTTTACGAGCGCGCCGGCCGTGTGGTGGCTTTGGGCAGCGACAACCGCGAGGGTGCGCTTTCCGTAATCGGTGCTGTTTCGCCGGCCGGCGGCGATATTTCAGAGCCGGTCACGCAGGCAACGCTGCGCATTGTCAAAGTTTTCTGGGGCTTGGATGCCAACCTTGCCTATAAGCGGCATTTTCCCTCTATCAACTGGCTGACCAGTTATTCGCTGTATACAGATTCTTTAGGGGATTGGTTTAATCAGAACGTTGGCGAAAACTGGATGCAGATGCGCGGCGATATTATGCGCCTGCTGCATGACGAGTCAGAACTCAACGAAATGGTACAGCTGGTCGGTATGGATGCCCTTTCTGCACCGGACCGCCTGAAAATGGAGGCGGCGCGCAGTATCCGTGAAGATTACCTGCAGCAGAACGCGTTCCATGAAGTGGACACATACGCTTCCCTGCACAAGCAGTACCTGATGATGCAGATGATTTTGGATTACTATGATTTCTCTAAGCAGGCTCTAGAGCAGGGTGCCTCTATCGACAAACTGGTCAGTATGCCGGCACGCGAAAAGATTGGGCGCTTTAAATATATACCGGAAGACCAGATCGACGAGGCCTACCCGCAGCTGATTCATGAGCTGCAGACTGAAATCGGGAACATTACGGCAGCAAAGGAGGATTTATAAATGCCCAAGGAATACAGAACGATCCAGGAAGTTGCGGGTCCTCTGATGCTGGTCCGCGGTGTTGAAAATGTTGCATACGATGAATTAGGCGAAATTGAGCTGGCAAGCGGCGAAAAACGCCGCTGCAAGGTACTGGAAATCGACGACGGCAACGCACTGGTGCAGCTGTTTGAAAATTCCGCCGGTATTAACCTGCAAAGCAGTAAAGTCCGCTTTTTGGGCCGCAGTATGGAGCTCGGCGTTTCAGAAGATATCCTTTCCCGTGTGTTTGATGGACTGGGCCGCCCGATTGACGGCGGACCGGATATTCTGCCCGAAGAGCGGCGCGATATCAATGGCCTGCCGATGAACCCTGCTGCCCGCAGCTACCCGCAGGAGTTTATCCAGACCGGTGTTTCTGCTATTGATGGCCTAAATACGCTGGTCCGCGGCCAAAAGCTGCCGATTTTCTCTGCCTCCGGCTTGCCGCACGCGCAGCTTGCCGCGCAGATTGCGCGCCAGGCTAAGGTGGTTGGCACCGATGAGCCTTTCGCGGTTGTCTTTGCCGCCATGGGTATCACTTTTGAGGAGGCCAACTTTTTTATTCAGAGCTTTAAAGAAACCGGCGCCATTGATCGTACCGTACTGTTTATCAACTTGGCAAATGACCCGGCTGTCGAGCGCATTGCAACACCGCGTATGGCCCTGACTGCCGCCGAATATCTTGCTTTCAAAAAAGATATGCACGTACTGGTTATTCTAACGGATATTACGAACTACGCGGATGCGCTGCGTGAAATTTCCGCCGCACGAAAAGAAGTGCCAGGCCGCCGCGGGTATCCGGGCTATATGTACACCGACTTGGCGTCCCTTTACGAACGCGCCGGCCGCCAAAAAGGCAAGAAAGGCTCTATAACCCTGATTCCTATTTTGACCATGCCAGAAGACGACAAGACCCACCCGATTCCTGACCTGACCGGCTACATCACCGAGGGCCAGATCATTCTGAGCCGCGATTTGTACCGCAAGGGGATTCAGCCGCCTATCGATGTACTGCCCTCTCTTTCCCGCTTGAAAGATAAGGGCATTGGTAAAGGCAAGACCCGCGAGGACCATGCCGATTTGTTAAACCAGTTGTTTGCGGCGTATGCGCGCGGCAAAGACGCAAAGGAACTGATGATGATTTTGGGCGAAGCTGCCCTGACGGATATTGATAAGCTGTACGCAAAGTTTGCGGAAGAATTCGAAAAAGAATATGTTTCGCAGGGTTACCGCACCGACCG
Proteins encoded in this window:
- a CDS encoding V-type ATP synthase subunit B, translated to MPKEYRTIQEVAGPLMLVRGVENVAYDELGEIELASGEKRRCKVLEIDDGNALVQLFENSAGINLQSSKVRFLGRSMELGVSEDILSRVFDGLGRPIDGGPDILPEERRDINGLPMNPAARSYPQEFIQTGVSAIDGLNTLVRGQKLPIFSASGLPHAQLAAQIARQAKVVGTDEPFAVVFAAMGITFEEANFFIQSFKETGAIDRTVLFINLANDPAVERIATPRMALTAAEYLAFKKDMHVLVILTDITNYADALREISAARKEVPGRRGYPGYMYTDLASLYERAGRQKGKKGSITLIPILTMPEDDKTHPIPDLTGYITEGQIILSRDLYRKGIQPPIDVLPSLSRLKDKGIGKGKTREDHADLLNQLFAAYARGKDAKELMMILGEAALTDIDKLYAKFAEEFEKEYVSQGYRTDRSIEETLNLGWKLLRILPRSELKRIKDEYLDKYYEEKPAETIEQTKA